Proteins found in one Candidatus Methylomirabilota bacterium genomic segment:
- a CDS encoding FAD binding domain-containing protein, with translation MVFRPNEYLRPTSIEEAVALMDRYGEAAVLIAGSITVNELAKRGLLSDVEKVVDIERVGLDGIRLDQSDIWIGAATTYTAILRHEAFRSPELMSIHEAVRNIHPDQVRNIGTIGGAICSGFPFLDLVTGLLPHDAELTVVGPGGERRIALNVFALAGLDERLGRGEILTEIRVPRAGPGKGSAFVKYGQTGLDLAVLNCGVSLQMDARDLVTRAQVFAGGKGVDLTSAPRWTSEIAGRPWSETVIETACAEMGTALPAVSDTRGSAAFKRYTIKRLVRKALETAYGRAAAP, from the coding sequence ATGGTCTTCAGGCCGAACGAGTACCTGCGGCCCACCTCGATCGAAGAGGCGGTGGCTTTGATGGACCGATACGGCGAGGCGGCCGTCTTGATAGCCGGAAGCATCACCGTGAACGAACTGGCGAAGCGAGGACTGCTTTCCGATGTCGAGAAGGTCGTGGACATCGAGCGGGTCGGTCTCGACGGGATCAGATTGGATCAATCGGACATCTGGATCGGCGCCGCCACGACCTATACGGCGATCCTCCGGCACGAGGCGTTCAGGTCGCCGGAATTGATGAGCATTCACGAGGCCGTCAGGAACATTCACCCGGACCAGGTGAGGAACATCGGGACCATCGGCGGTGCGATCTGTAGCGGTTTTCCGTTTCTCGATCTCGTCACCGGCCTGCTCCCCCACGACGCGGAGCTGACCGTCGTAGGTCCCGGGGGGGAACGGCGCATCGCGTTGAACGTATTCGCGTTGGCGGGGTTGGACGAGAGGCTCGGGCGCGGGGAGATCTTGACGGAGATCAGGGTCCCGCGAGCCGGCCCCGGGAAGGGCTCGGCCTTCGTGAAGTACGGGCAGACGGGCCTCGATCTGGCGGTCCTGAACTGTGGCGTCTCTCTACAGATGGACGCGAGAGACCTCGTCACCAGAGCCCAGGTATTCGCCGGAGGAAAGGGCGTCGACCTCACCTCGGCGCCGCGGTGGACGAGCGAGATCGCCGGCCGCCCGTGGAGCGAGACGGTCATCGAAACGGCGTGCGCGGAAATGGGGACGGCCTTGCCCGCGGTCTCGGATACCCGCGGTTCGGCCGCGTTCAAGCGCTACACGATCAAGAGACTCGTCCGGAAGGCGCTGGAGACCGCCTACGGGAGGGCGGCCGCGCCATGA
- a CDS encoding (2Fe-2S)-binding protein: MSQSISIELNGDKVATEAEVGESLLFLLRDELKLYGAKRGCDFGGCGACTVLVNDSAVYACMYPAIRADGKRVLTIEGLSRDGELHPLQTAFHESWAVQCGFCSAGMIMAAKALLDRNPEADESEIRETLVGNLCVCTGYVKIIEAIRGAGKLIAAARVGQRDKTPA; the protein is encoded by the coding sequence ATGAGCCAGTCGATCTCGATCGAGCTGAACGGCGACAAGGTCGCGACGGAGGCCGAGGTCGGAGAGTCGCTGCTCTTCCTGCTCAGGGACGAGTTGAAACTGTACGGGGCGAAGCGGGGCTGCGATTTCGGGGGATGTGGGGCCTGCACCGTGCTGGTGAACGACAGCGCCGTGTACGCCTGCATGTACCCGGCCATCCGAGCCGATGGCAAGAGGGTGCTGACCATCGAAGGCTTGAGCCGGGACGGCGAGCTCCATCCGCTTCAGACGGCCTTTCACGAGAGCTGGGCGGTTCAATGCGGCTTCTGCTCGGCGGGGATGATCATGGCCGCGAAAGCCCTGCTCGACCGGAACCCGGAGGCTGACGAGAGCGAGATCCGAGAGACGCTGGTCGGCAACCTGTGCGTCTGCACGGGGTACGTCAAGATCATCGAGGCCATCCGAGGGGCAGGCAAGCTCATCGCGGCCGCCCGCGTCGGTCAGCGGGACAAGACACCGGCCTGA